In Leopardus geoffroyi isolate Oge1 chromosome D1, O.geoffroyi_Oge1_pat1.0, whole genome shotgun sequence, a single window of DNA contains:
- the PTH gene encoding parathyroid hormone, producing the protein MMSAKDMVKVMVVMFAICFLAKSDGKPVKKRSVSEIQFMHNLGKHLSSVERVEWLRRKLQDVHNFVALGAPIAHRDGGSQRPRKKEDNVPAENHQKSLGEADKAAVDVLIKAKPQ; encoded by the exons ATGATGTCTGCGAAAGACATGGTTAAGGTCATGGTTGTCATGTTTGCAATTTGCTTTCTTGCAAAATCGGATGGGAAACCTGTTAA GAAGAGGTCTGTGAGTGAAATACAGTTTATGCATAACCTGGGCAAGCATCTGAGCTCCGTGGAGAGGGTAGAATGGCTGCGGAGGAAACTACAGGATGTACACAACTTTGTCGCCCTCGGAGCTCCAATAGCTCACAGAGATGGTGGTTCCCAGAGGCCCCgaaaaaaggaagacaatgtCCCGGCTGAGAACCATCAAAAAAGTCTTGGAGAAGCAGACAAAGCTGCTGTGGATGTGTTAATCAAAGCTAAACCCCAGTGA
- the LOC123600473 gene encoding atherin-like: MRVSPSSLGEGPRDSQPKNSTAENPNPFLASPNQGPAAGAQNPTHGLPAGSETPRPPPPQPGAQAQIRPPPPSSFAQPSPASGAAPTEFPSFMKDISSITELL; this comes from the exons atgagGGTATCGCCTTCATCCCTTGGGGAAGGGCCTCGGGACTCCCAACCCAAAAACAGCACCGCCGAAAATCCAAatcccttccttgcctctccgAATCAGGGGCCAGCTGCCGGAGCCCAGAACCCCACCCACGGTCTCCCAGCAGGGTCTGAGACACCCAGACCACCGCCACCGCAGCCCGGCGCTCAAGCCCAGATTCGCCCTCCGCCCCCTTCCTCTTtcgcccagcccagcccagcctccgGCGCCGCCCCCACCGAGTTCCCCAG CTTCATGAAGGACATTTCAAGCATCACAGAGCTTCTCTAA